In Streptomyces sp. HUAS ZL42, the DNA window AGCTGCACCTCACCGGCCCGGCTGTCGAGGCCGCGGACACCGCGGTGCCCGCCGACCCGGCGGAGATGAACCAGCGGTACCTGGACGCCTACGCCGCGCGGGACGTGGACGCGATCATGGCCGTGTACGCGCCGGGTGCCGCGGCGGTCTGGGAGCCCGGCAAGGCGGTCAGCGGCGCCGAACACCGGGAGGCCGTCGCCGAGTTCCTCAAGCGTGAGCCGAAGCTCTCGGCGAAGGTGAGCGAGAGCTACGTCGTCGGCGACACCGCCGCGCTTGTCGTCGACTGGAGCATCGAGGTGCCGGGATCGCCGGAGACGACCGGCACCGGACGCGGGCTCGACGTCCTGAAGAAGAACGCCCGTGGCGAGTGGCGTTACGTCATCACCAACCCGTTCGGGAGCCTGTGACATGAGGATCGAAGGCAGTGTCGCCGTGGTCACCGGTGCCGCGAGCGGCATCGGCAAGGCGATCGCGGAGCAGCTGAGCCTCGCCGGCGCCCGTGGGGTCGTCGTCTCCGACATCGACGCCGAGGGCGCCGAGAAGGTGGCCGCCGGCATCGGCGAGAACGCGCTCGCGGTGCGGGCCGACGTCGCCGACGAGGCGTCGATACAGGCACTGGTCGAGCGCGCCCGTGAACGCTTCGGTGACGTCGACCTGTTCGTCTCCAACGCGGGTCTGACCGTGACGGGCAGCTTCGACGCTCCGGACGAGGACTGGAAGCGCGCGATGATCGTCAACATGATGTCGCACGTGTACGCGGCGCGTGCGGTGCTCCCGGCGATGCTGGAGAAGGGCCGGGGCCATCTGCTGCAGACGATCGCCGCCTGCGGTGTCCTGACCGCGTTCGGCGCGGCGCCGTACTCGGTCGCCAAGCAGGGCGCCGTGGCGTTCGCCGAGTATCTCGCCGTCGAGTACGGCGACCGGGGCATCGGCGTCTCGTGCCTGCTGCCGCAGGCGGTCAACACCCCGATGCTGGCCGCCAGTGTCAGCAGCAACGAGCAGCTCGCCCTGCTGAAGGAGAACTCCGAGGTCCTGGAGCCCGAGGAGGTGGCGAAGGCCGCGCTCGCCGGCATCGAGGAGAACCGGATGCACATCTTCACGCACCGGGGATCGGCCGACTCCTTCCGCCTGCGGGCCGACGACGCCGACAAGTGGGTTGCGCAGATGCGCGCGATCCGCAGCGGCGGCCGCCCCTGACACCTGACCGGGACGACCGTCACCACGGGTGCGGGGCGCGTGCGACGCGCCCCGCACCCGTTCTGTCGCTTCTCCACAGGAAGGAAAGTCATGTCCGAGGAAAAACTGCGGCTGGCCGTGATCATCGGTTCGTCCCGTGAGGGCCGCACCGGCCCGGCCGTCGCGCGCTGGTTCGTCGAGGAGGCCGAGTCCTGTGCGATGTACGACGTCGACGTCCTGGACCTGGCCGACGTGGAACTGCCGCTGTCGCTGACGCGGGCTCCCGGGGGCGGGTCCGCGGAGCTGCTCGCCGGCGTCGGCGGACGCCTGGGTGCGGCGGACGCGTTCGTCGTGATCACTCCGGAGTACAACCACAGCTTCACCGCACCGATGAAGAACCTGATCGACTGGCACCGCACCCAGTGGCAGGCCAAGCCGATCGGCTTCGTCTCCTACGGCGGACTCTCCGGCGGCCTGCGGGCCGTGGAGCAGCTGCGTCAGGTGTTCGCCGAGCTGCACGCGACCACGATCCGGGACACCGTCAGCTTCCACGGTGTCTGGCAGCACATCGGCGAGGACGGCTCGCTGCGCGCGCCGGACGCCGCGGTCCCCGCGAAGGTCATGCTCGAGAAGCTCCAGTGGTGGGCGGCCGCGCTCAGGGACGCCCGTACCAGGCGCCCGTACGCCGCCTGAGGGGACGGGTCATGGGAAAGCAGATACGCGTCACCGCGTTCGACATGAACACCCCGACCCACCTGTCGCCGGGAACCTGGCGTCATCCGGACAGCCAGGGCCGCAGGTACAAGGACCTGAAGTACTGGACCGATCTCGCGAGGACTCTTGAACGCGGTCTGTTCGACGGCCTGTTCATCGCGGACGTCCTCGGGACGTACGACGTGTACGCGGGCACGCACGACGCGGCGCTGCGCGGCGGCGCGCAGATCCCGGTCAACGACCCCATGATGGCGGTCTCCGCGATCGCGCACGTGACGGAGCACCTGGGCATCGCGGTCACCGCCTCGACCTCGTACGAGCACCCGTACCCCTTCGCCCGCCGGATGTCGACGCTGGACCATCTCACCGGCGGCCGGGTGGCGTGGAACGTCGTCACCTCCTACCTGGACAGCGCCGCCCGCAACATGGGGCTCGACCGGCAGATCGGGCACGACGAGCGGTACGACATCGCGGACGAGTACCTCGAGGTCGTCTACAAGCTGTGGGAGGGCTCCTGGGAGGACGACGCGGTCCGGGCCGACGACATCTACGCGGATCCGGCGAGGATCCACCCGATCGGTCACGACGGCCGCTACTTCAAGGTGCCGGGTATCCACCTGTGCGAACCGTCCCCGCAGCGCACTCCCTTCCTGTTCCAGGCGGGCACGTCCCACCGGGGCAAGGACTTCGCCGCGCGCCACGCCGAGGCGGTGTTCGCCGTGGCGCCGGAGGCGTCGATGCTGCGCAAGCAGGTCGACGACATCCGCGCCCGCGCGGCCGCGGCCGGCCGGGATCCGTACGACATCAAGGTGTTCAGCGGCTGCACGGTCATCACCGGCGAGACGGACGCCGAGGCCACGGCCAAGTACGACGTCTACAAGAGCTACATCGACTCCGACGGGATGCTCGCGCTGTTCTCCGGCTGGCTGGGGTTCGACCTGTCGCCCTACCGCCCGGAGGACCCGGTGCACGTCGTGCCGAACCACGCGGTCCGGTCCATCGCCGAATCCCTCGGCCAGGGCGACTGGACGGTGCGCGACATCCTGGAGAAGCTCGGGATCGGCCATCCCCCGGTGATCGTCGGCTCGCCCGCGAAGGTGGCCGACGGGATCCAGCAGTGGATCGAGGAGACCGGCGCCGACGGCCTGAACCTCGGCCATGTGGTCACGCCGTCGACCTACGAGGACTTCGCCGATCTGATCGTGCCCGAACTCCAGCGCCGCGGCGCCTACAAGAAGCAGTACGCCGACGGCACGCTGCGCCACAAGTTCCTCGGCCGCGGGGACCGTCTGGCGACCGGCCACCCCGGCACCCGGTACACGCCCGCGGCATCGACCAGGGAGACGACATGAGTTCCATCAGGGTGGAGGACGGCTACTTCACGCTGTTCAACATCTTCCACACGGAAGGGCCCGACGGGCAGAAGCTGCTGTTCGACCAGTGGCGGAGCCTGCCTCCCGCGAACGTCCAGCCGGGCCTGGTCTCGGGCAACTTCCACCGGGGTTTCGACGGCAGGTCGGTCGTCAACTACGCGCAGTGGGAGAGCAAGGACGCGTACGACGCCTTCATGAGCGAGCGGGGCACCCGGGGGCGGCTCGGCAGCGCCCTCACCGTCTCCCGGCTCGACAACATCCCCTGCGAAGTGGTGCACACCTGGGACCCCGCACCCCGGATCTCGCTCGACAGGCCCTTGTTCACCGTGGTGATCGTGGTCAAGTCGGCTCCCGAGGACCAGGCGGAGGTGCTCAAGGAGATGACCTGTGACCCGCCGGAGCTGGCCGGGACGCCGGGCTATGTGTCCCACGCCGTGCACCGGGGCCTGTCCGGCGAGCATGTGATCAAGTACGCCCAGTGGGAGGACGAGGAGAGCTTCCGCGCCTTCGTGAGCAGGCCGCAGGAGCCGTCCCCGCTGGACGACCTGGGCGTCGAGGTCGAGCTGTACTTCAGCGAGATCGAGTACATCCGGGAGCGCTCATGAGCGGCGGGGAGACCTGGCAGGACGCCGGCGTGCTGAAGTCCGCGGCGGACGCGGCAGGCCACGGCGCCGCGGAGGCGGACACGACCGGGAGGCTCGCGTCCGGGACCGTCGGCGCACTGGCCGCCGCGGGATTCCCCGGCAGCTTCGCGCCGGCCCGGCAGGGCGGAACCGGCGCCACGTTCGGCGAGGTGACGCGGGCGGTGGCGGCGATCGGCGAGGAATGCACGTCGGCCGCCTGGATCGCCTCGCTGTGGGCGTACAACGGGCGTTTCAGCGCCTATCTGCCGGACGAGGGACAGCAGGAGGTCTGGGCCAAGGGGCCGGACACCAGGCTCGTCAGTTCGATGGTCGCGGCCGGAGTGGAGGCCGAGCCGGTGGACGGCGGCTGGACGCTGTCGGGCACCTGGCTCTACGTCAGCGGTGTGGAGTTCGCCGACTGGGCGCTGCTCAGCTCGGCGCCGCCGCGCGAGGGCGACCGCTCCATCCGGGTGTTCGCCGTTCCGAAGGACTCCTTCACCCACCAGGAGACCTGGGCGACTCTCGGCATGCGGGCCACCGGCAGCCACACCCTGGTCGTGGACCGGGGGTTCGTGCCCGAGTACCGGTCGTTCGTCTGGGACGACATGCGGCGTGGCGACCTGCCGGATCCCGGGTCCACCGTGCATGCCGCACCCCTGTTCGGAGTGAACGGGCTCACCTTCGCGGCGCCGATCCTCGGCGCGGCCCGGGCCGCCCTGCGTCTG includes these proteins:
- a CDS encoding antibiotic biosynthesis monooxygenase codes for the protein MRNEIQSAVGFAHAKPEKAAELGDLLVSFAERSRNEEGCLGSWINQDASDPDLFVFYEIWETRKDLARHLAQPYMKEFLAGRAEYLEKELEVRQLHLTGPAVEAADTAVPADPAEMNQRYLDAYAARDVDAIMAVYAPGAAAVWEPGKAVSGAEHREAVAEFLKREPKLSAKVSESYVVGDTAALVVDWSIEVPGSPETTGTGRGLDVLKKNARGEWRYVITNPFGSL
- a CDS encoding SDR family oxidoreductase, with product MRIEGSVAVVTGAASGIGKAIAEQLSLAGARGVVVSDIDAEGAEKVAAGIGENALAVRADVADEASIQALVERARERFGDVDLFVSNAGLTVTGSFDAPDEDWKRAMIVNMMSHVYAARAVLPAMLEKGRGHLLQTIAACGVLTAFGAAPYSVAKQGAVAFAEYLAVEYGDRGIGVSCLLPQAVNTPMLAASVSSNEQLALLKENSEVLEPEEVAKAALAGIEENRMHIFTHRGSADSFRLRADDADKWVAQMRAIRSGGRP
- a CDS encoding NADPH-dependent FMN reductase, translated to MSEEKLRLAVIIGSSREGRTGPAVARWFVEEAESCAMYDVDVLDLADVELPLSLTRAPGGGSAELLAGVGGRLGAADAFVVITPEYNHSFTAPMKNLIDWHRTQWQAKPIGFVSYGGLSGGLRAVEQLRQVFAELHATTIRDTVSFHGVWQHIGEDGSLRAPDAAVPAKVMLEKLQWWAAALRDARTRRPYAA
- a CDS encoding LLM class flavin-dependent oxidoreductase, whose product is MGKQIRVTAFDMNTPTHLSPGTWRHPDSQGRRYKDLKYWTDLARTLERGLFDGLFIADVLGTYDVYAGTHDAALRGGAQIPVNDPMMAVSAIAHVTEHLGIAVTASTSYEHPYPFARRMSTLDHLTGGRVAWNVVTSYLDSAARNMGLDRQIGHDERYDIADEYLEVVYKLWEGSWEDDAVRADDIYADPARIHPIGHDGRYFKVPGIHLCEPSPQRTPFLFQAGTSHRGKDFAARHAEAVFAVAPEASMLRKQVDDIRARAAAAGRDPYDIKVFSGCTVITGETDAEATAKYDVYKSYIDSDGMLALFSGWLGFDLSPYRPEDPVHVVPNHAVRSIAESLGQGDWTVRDILEKLGIGHPPVIVGSPAKVADGIQQWIEETGADGLNLGHVVTPSTYEDFADLIVPELQRRGAYKKQYADGTLRHKFLGRGDRLATGHPGTRYTPAASTRETT
- a CDS encoding antibiotic biosynthesis monooxygenase family protein; translated protein: MSSIRVEDGYFTLFNIFHTEGPDGQKLLFDQWRSLPPANVQPGLVSGNFHRGFDGRSVVNYAQWESKDAYDAFMSERGTRGRLGSALTVSRLDNIPCEVVHTWDPAPRISLDRPLFTVVIVVKSAPEDQAEVLKEMTCDPPELAGTPGYVSHAVHRGLSGEHVIKYAQWEDEESFRAFVSRPQEPSPLDDLGVEVELYFSEIEYIRERS
- a CDS encoding acyl-CoA dehydrogenase family protein encodes the protein MSGGETWQDAGVLKSAADAAGHGAAEADTTGRLASGTVGALAAAGFPGSFAPARQGGTGATFGEVTRAVAAIGEECTSAAWIASLWAYNGRFSAYLPDEGQQEVWAKGPDTRLVSSMVAAGVEAEPVDGGWTLSGTWLYVSGVEFADWALLSSAPPREGDRSIRVFAVPKDSFTHQETWATLGMRATGSHTLVVDRGFVPEYRSFVWDDMRRGDLPDPGSTVHAAPLFGVNGLTFAAPILGAARAALRLVEGHLGRQPSGARAAARESSRIAYARAAGEIDAAALLLARVAETADLGRLGEVGTAERSHRDSTLAVELLVGAVDRLFHVTGTRGQATSHGMQRIWRDVHAAGSHAALQFEPAAFAFTQRLLAD